The proteins below come from a single Marinobacter bohaiensis genomic window:
- a CDS encoding imelysin family protein, with product MPAFARPGRPLLAAVFGAFALTAQAADTPRDTWYAAFQSGYDALAASAQTLQQSATAYCDAPDDTGRARLVADWRAAFLDWQAIRFVDFGPIEQDSRAWQIQFWPDAKNLVARKVSYALKQENAAVQDLVDDSGVALQGFPAIEYLLYDPAMQDGDDALPAANTCLLLTAIGGHLELTTATLAEDWRAFGNFYRQQDRYEHRTVEAALNGLEILQDRRLADPMGLRGNTRHNPYLGDAWRSGQSLAAIQASIEGLDRYFKPGLQARLTAAGHADLAQRLDQQLQNTLDEFQALPTAMAPLLDDEAGYAQLQSLYIEVTQLEQVLAGRIAPALGVTRGFNASDGD from the coding sequence ATGCCTGCATTCGCCCGTCCTGGCCGTCCTCTGCTGGCCGCCGTCTTCGGCGCCTTCGCCCTGACCGCCCAGGCTGCCGACACGCCGCGGGACACCTGGTACGCGGCGTTCCAGTCCGGCTACGACGCCCTGGCCGCCTCCGCCCAGACCCTGCAACAATCGGCCACGGCCTATTGCGACGCCCCCGACGACACCGGCCGCGCCAGACTGGTGGCGGACTGGCGCGCCGCGTTCCTGGACTGGCAGGCCATCCGCTTTGTCGACTTCGGCCCCATCGAGCAGGACAGTCGCGCCTGGCAGATCCAGTTCTGGCCCGATGCCAAGAACCTGGTGGCGCGCAAGGTCAGCTACGCCCTCAAGCAGGAAAACGCCGCCGTGCAGGACCTGGTGGACGACTCGGGCGTCGCCCTGCAGGGCTTCCCAGCCATCGAATACCTGCTCTACGACCCGGCCATGCAGGATGGCGACGACGCACTGCCCGCTGCCAACACCTGTCTCTTGCTCACCGCCATCGGCGGCCACCTGGAACTGACCACCGCCACCCTGGCCGAAGACTGGCGCGCCTTCGGCAATTTCTACCGACAACAGGATCGCTACGAACACCGCACCGTGGAGGCCGCCCTGAACGGCCTGGAAATCCTGCAGGACCGGCGCCTGGCGGATCCGATGGGGCTGCGCGGTAATACCCGACACAACCCCTACCTGGGCGACGCCTGGCGCAGCGGCCAATCCCTGGCGGCCATCCAGGCATCCATCGAGGGCCTCGACCGATACTTCAAACCCGGCCTGCAGGCGCGGCTGACGGCCGCCGGCCACGCCGACCTGGCACAGCGACTCGATCAGCAGCTACAGAACACGCTCGACGAGTTCCAGGCCCTGCCCACGGCGATGGCCCCCCTGCTGGATGACGAGGCGGGCTACGCCCAACTGCAGTCGCTGTACATCGAGGTGACCCAACTGGAGCAGGTTCTGGCCGGCCGCATTGCCCCGGCTCTGGGCGTGACTCGCGGTTTCAACGCCAGCGACGGGGACTGA
- a CDS encoding di-heme oxidoreductase family protein — MREGYTLFLAAFLGLTAFPAAGAPPIQDTPMTGGDGSVKQFDHNAFSLPQGNLPMTRRLDFSVGNSFFRNPWVEAPASTDARDGLGPLFNTNSCQGCHIKDGRGHPPGPGEAPVSLFLRLSVPADPQADAQLLKRHGFKPAPVYGSQLQTAAITGQTPEADLVLSWEPVEQTLDDGTVITLERPVYRIENPQFGPLPENLLTSPRVAPPMIGMGLLAAIPAADLEASADPGDQNHDGISGRINRVWDKAGGDTVIGRFGWKAGAPSVFQQSMDAFAGDMGLTSSLVPATDCTPQQQCESFAHGGEPEVSDKVARFIDFYASSLAVPVRRNMEQPEVRQGARIFNDIGCAGCHTPRQVTGTIADRPDLSHQTIWPYTDLLLHDMGPALADGRGEFLADGNEWRTSPLWGIGLAKQVNPRAGFLHDGRARTLEEAVLWHGGEAAASRDGYRALDSDGRAALIRFLNSL; from the coding sequence ATGAGAGAAGGTTACACCCTGTTCCTGGCCGCGTTTCTGGGCCTGACCGCCTTCCCCGCCGCCGGGGCTCCGCCCATCCAGGACACGCCGATGACCGGTGGTGACGGCTCCGTGAAGCAGTTCGACCACAACGCCTTTTCCCTGCCCCAGGGCAACCTGCCCATGACCAGGCGCCTGGATTTCAGCGTAGGCAACAGCTTCTTCCGCAATCCCTGGGTGGAAGCCCCGGCCAGCACCGACGCCCGCGACGGCCTGGGCCCCCTGTTCAACACCAACAGCTGCCAGGGCTGCCACATCAAGGACGGCCGGGGCCATCCACCCGGCCCGGGTGAAGCGCCGGTCTCGCTGTTCCTGCGCCTGTCGGTGCCCGCCGATCCGCAAGCCGATGCGCAGCTCCTGAAGCGGCACGGTTTCAAACCGGCACCGGTCTACGGCAGCCAGCTCCAGACCGCCGCCATCACCGGCCAGACGCCGGAAGCGGATCTGGTCCTGAGCTGGGAGCCGGTGGAACAAACGCTCGACGACGGCACCGTCATCACCCTGGAACGGCCGGTCTACCGCATCGAGAACCCGCAGTTCGGCCCCCTGCCGGAGAATCTGCTGACGTCCCCGCGCGTCGCCCCGCCGATGATCGGCATGGGCCTGCTAGCCGCCATTCCAGCGGCCGACCTGGAAGCCAGCGCCGACCCCGGCGACCAGAACCACGATGGCATCTCGGGCCGCATCAACCGGGTCTGGGACAAGGCCGGCGGCGATACCGTGATCGGCCGTTTCGGCTGGAAAGCCGGCGCACCGTCGGTGTTCCAGCAAAGCATGGACGCCTTTGCCGGCGACATGGGCCTGACCTCCAGCCTGGTGCCGGCCACCGACTGCACGCCGCAGCAGCAATGCGAGTCATTTGCCCACGGCGGCGAGCCGGAAGTCAGCGACAAGGTGGCCCGCTTCATCGACTTCTACGCCAGCAGCCTGGCCGTACCGGTACGGCGGAACATGGAACAGCCCGAGGTGCGCCAGGGCGCGCGAATTTTCAATGACATCGGCTGCGCCGGCTGCCATACGCCGCGCCAGGTCACCGGAACCATCGCCGACCGTCCGGACCTCAGCCACCAGACCATTTGGCCGTATACCGACCTGCTCCTGCACGACATGGGGCCGGCCCTGGCGGATGGCCGGGGCGAGTTCCTGGCCGATGGCAACGAGTGGCGCACCTCGCCCCTGTGGGGAATCGGACTGGCCAAACAGGTCAACCCACGCGCCGGCTTCCTGCACGACGGCCGCGCCCGCACCCTGGAGGAAGCGGTGCTCTGGCACGGCGGTGAAGCCGCGGCTTCCCGCGACGGCTACCGCGCGCTGGACAGCGACGGGCGCGCCGCCCTGATCCGTTTTTTGAACTCGCTCTGA
- a CDS encoding imelysin family protein, translated as MKSGFNMKALSFAVSLPVALTACSSLQGNSAQSDKPATPANVVEQYADIAHATYEDALITARALDVATDTLIANPTEANLQAAREAWLASRVPYQQSEVFRFGNAIVDDWEGELNAWPLDEGMIDYVETSDYQYELGNAGATVNIIASETINIGGETIDVATLTPVLLADLNEIGGSEANVATGYHAIEFLLWGQDTHGFQAGNGERPASDYVQGEGCTHGHCDRRAAYLDAATDLLISDLEWMVTQWAPGTTDNYRAELTAMEPQAAIQKMLFGMGSLSLGELAGERMKVALEANSFEDEHDCFSDNTHNSHYYNALGIRNIYSGSYTRVDGTAVSGPSLSDLVAQSDPALDKQLRDDLNQTMAALQTMKQTAEADSDAMTFDMMIAPGNEQGAKIINDAIVALVNQTGDIEEASRLLGVESLQPDDAGHTF; from the coding sequence ATGAAGTCAGGTTTTAACATGAAAGCGCTGTCGTTTGCCGTATCCCTTCCGGTAGCGCTGACCGCATGCAGCAGCCTCCAGGGCAACTCGGCCCAGTCGGACAAGCCCGCCACACCGGCCAACGTGGTCGAGCAATACGCCGACATCGCCCACGCGACCTACGAAGATGCGCTGATCACGGCCCGGGCCCTGGACGTCGCAACCGATACGCTGATCGCCAATCCCACCGAGGCCAATCTGCAGGCGGCACGCGAGGCCTGGCTGGCTTCCCGGGTGCCCTACCAGCAGTCCGAAGTGTTCCGCTTCGGCAACGCCATCGTGGATGACTGGGAAGGTGAGCTCAATGCCTGGCCGCTGGACGAAGGCATGATCGATTACGTCGAGACCAGCGATTACCAGTACGAGCTGGGCAATGCCGGCGCCACGGTCAACATCATCGCCAGCGAGACCATCAACATCGGCGGCGAAACCATCGATGTGGCCACCCTCACGCCGGTGTTGCTGGCCGACCTGAACGAAATCGGCGGTTCCGAGGCCAACGTGGCCACCGGCTACCACGCCATCGAATTCCTGCTCTGGGGTCAGGACACCCACGGCTTCCAGGCCGGCAATGGCGAGCGTCCCGCCAGCGATTACGTCCAGGGCGAAGGTTGCACACACGGCCACTGCGACCGCCGCGCCGCCTATCTGGATGCTGCCACAGACCTGCTGATCTCGGACCTTGAGTGGATGGTTACGCAGTGGGCACCGGGCACAACCGACAACTACCGTGCCGAGCTGACCGCGATGGAACCCCAGGCGGCGATCCAGAAAATGCTGTTCGGCATGGGCTCCCTGTCCCTGGGCGAGCTGGCCGGCGAGCGCATGAAAGTGGCACTGGAAGCCAACTCGTTCGAGGACGAACACGACTGCTTCAGCGACAACACCCACAACTCGCACTATTACAACGCCCTCGGCATCCGCAACATTTACAGCGGCAGCTACACCCGGGTGGACGGCACCGCCGTGAGCGGCCCATCCCTGTCGGACCTGGTCGCCCAATCCGATCCGGCGCTGGACAAGCAACTGCGTGACGACCTCAACCAGACCATGGCCGCCCTGCAGACCATGAAGCAGACGGCCGAGGCGGACAGCGACGCGATGACCTTCGACATGATGATTGCGCCGGGCAACGAGCAAGGCGCAAAAATCATTAACGACGCCATCGTCGCGCTGGTGAACCAGACCGGCGACATCGAGGAAGCGTCCCGCCTGCTGGGCGTGGAGTCGCTGCAGCCGGACGACGCCGGCCACACGTTCTGA
- a CDS encoding 23S rRNA (adenine(2030)-N(6))-methyltransferase RlmJ: MLSYLHAFHAGNFADVHKHIGLFLALRLLQKKPSAVACFDTHGGSASYDLEGERPRKTGEADEGIRKLWACRDDLQHPLWKEVWRLLDGPDSPGGETLRFYPGSPAWFEQLARDQDRFTVFELHSGESQRLHDWARTRRVDVRAEDGFTGLLRALPPKEPRLLTLIDPPYEVKDDYLTTAETVIKAWQRCRHGVYLVWYPILPDARHEAMIRRLQDSPVRKVLHSQYRLETPPERGMAGSGLLLVNPPWEWAGLMESMLEEVRSSGAIDARQRIDWAVPEA; this comes from the coding sequence ATGCTGAGTTATCTCCACGCTTTCCACGCCGGCAATTTTGCCGATGTCCACAAGCACATCGGGTTGTTCCTGGCGCTACGCCTGTTGCAGAAGAAACCGTCCGCCGTGGCCTGTTTCGATACCCACGGCGGCAGTGCCTCTTACGACCTGGAGGGAGAACGACCGCGCAAGACCGGTGAGGCCGACGAAGGCATCCGCAAACTGTGGGCGTGTCGTGACGATTTGCAGCACCCGCTCTGGAAAGAGGTCTGGCGCCTGTTGGATGGGCCGGATTCGCCGGGCGGTGAAACACTGCGGTTTTACCCGGGGTCGCCGGCCTGGTTCGAACAACTGGCGCGGGACCAGGACCGGTTCACCGTATTTGAGCTTCACTCCGGCGAGAGCCAGCGGCTGCACGACTGGGCCCGTACACGCCGGGTCGATGTGCGGGCCGAGGACGGGTTTACCGGCCTGCTCAGGGCTTTGCCGCCGAAAGAGCCGCGCCTGCTGACGCTGATCGATCCGCCGTACGAGGTGAAGGACGATTACCTGACCACCGCGGAAACGGTCATCAAGGCCTGGCAGCGCTGCCGCCATGGTGTCTATCTTGTATGGTATCCGATACTGCCGGATGCCCGGCATGAGGCCATGATCCGCCGCCTGCAGGACAGCCCCGTGCGCAAGGTGCTGCATAGCCAGTACCGCCTGGAAACACCGCCGGAGCGGGGAATGGCCGGGTCGGGGCTGTTGCTGGTGAACCCGCCCTGGGAATGGGCGGGCCTGATGGAAAGTATGCTGGAGGAGGTGCGTAGCAGCGGCGCGATCGATGCCCGGCAACGCATCGACTGGGCGGTACCCGAAGCCTGA
- a CDS encoding DUF1330 domain-containing protein — protein MSSIHPSRDRLESLVQRFSPEEPVVMLNLLRFREEASYAEETDERPCSGREAYARYSKLALGQLARVGARPEWMGQAMAPVIAPHDEDWDEVLLVRYPSAQAFLNMVAAPEYRAIVHHRTAALADSRLIAMRPQSS, from the coding sequence ATGTCCTCGATTCATCCGTCCCGCGATCGTCTTGAATCCCTCGTGCAACGCTTCTCCCCGGAGGAACCGGTGGTGATGCTCAACCTGCTGCGCTTCCGGGAGGAGGCGAGCTATGCCGAAGAAACCGACGAGCGGCCCTGTTCCGGGCGCGAAGCCTATGCCCGCTACAGCAAGCTGGCGCTCGGCCAACTGGCCCGCGTTGGTGCCCGGCCGGAATGGATGGGGCAGGCCATGGCGCCGGTGATCGCGCCGCACGACGAGGACTGGGACGAAGTGCTGCTGGTGCGTTATCCCTCGGCCCAGGCTTTCCTTAACATGGTGGCCGCGCCGGAGTATCGGGCCATTGTGCATCACCGCACGGCGGCCCTGGCCGATTCCCGCCTGATTGCCATGCGCCCTCAGTCCTCCTGA
- a CDS encoding mechanosensitive ion channel family protein has protein sequence MEELGLGKALEAITSGALLDAILLAIGAWVLIVAIQLAVPRVASRFSGKTRLYILAVAPLLRLVIIVGVIILVVPILVEPTFENLIAIFGALALALGFAFKDYANSLLAGIVTLYEMPYRPGDWIEVDGRYGEVRAIGTRAATIVTADDTAVVIPHSKLWDALIANANSGTSNLMCVAEFYLAPEHDAAEVRTALRDVAFTSPWVKTYQPVIVVLSETPWGTRYRVKAYPIDPRDQFQFISDLTIRGKVALRQLNATPVTAPVAVGP, from the coding sequence ATGGAAGAGCTGGGACTGGGCAAGGCGCTGGAAGCGATCACCTCCGGCGCGTTGCTGGATGCGATTCTGCTGGCGATTGGCGCCTGGGTGCTGATCGTCGCCATCCAGTTGGCGGTGCCGCGGGTGGCGTCGCGCTTCTCCGGCAAGACCCGGCTGTACATCCTGGCGGTGGCCCCGCTGCTGAGGCTGGTGATCATCGTCGGCGTGATCATTCTGGTGGTGCCGATCCTGGTGGAGCCCACGTTCGAGAACCTGATTGCCATCTTCGGGGCGCTGGCCCTCGCGTTGGGGTTCGCGTTCAAGGACTACGCCAACAGCCTGCTGGCGGGTATCGTGACCCTTTACGAGATGCCATACCGGCCCGGTGACTGGATCGAGGTGGATGGCCGCTACGGTGAAGTCCGCGCCATCGGTACCCGGGCGGCGACCATCGTCACCGCGGACGACACGGCGGTGGTGATTCCCCACAGCAAGCTCTGGGACGCGTTGATCGCCAACGCCAACAGCGGCACCAGCAACCTGATGTGCGTGGCCGAGTTCTACCTGGCACCGGAGCACGACGCCGCCGAAGTCCGTACAGCCCTGCGCGATGTCGCTTTTACCAGCCCTTGGGTGAAGACCTATCAGCCGGTTATCGTTGTGCTCAGCGAAACGCCCTGGGGCACCCGTTACCGGGTCAAGGCTTACCCGATCGATCCGCGTGACCAGTTCCAGTTCATCTCCGATCTCACCATCCGCGGCAAGGTGGCGCTTCGGCAACTCAATGCGACCCCGGTGACCGCGCCGGTGGCGGTCGGCCCGTAG
- a CDS encoding META domain-containing protein — protein sequence MKYPITLTLLATASLLGGCASGGAVDAPDLIPGELAAGRYMAEDENQVWVFWPNGVFERALARSADKPPVIDWGQWWPVPGDQTLVARGDGAAPEMLRIVSGKTLALPVAGTAAPVELEWEDAPAPLQQDRSMALCFMTMADAPLAYDPRTMRNWPVAMEQAYPQLETIYAQSERQPPQRVAVSVDGHWVQWEAPDAGGEQLFLRVSQVNGVMDADSLRCPALDLQGQDWVLRQLDRQPVQTEGDHDPVHITFGEDRRAHGLAGCNRFSGPFERRRDALSLGPLATTRMMCPQRQETEQAFLDALGRTERFAIEGRRLFLMSGNGQVLAVLRASE from the coding sequence ATGAAATACCCGATCACCCTCACTCTGCTGGCTACCGCTTCGCTGCTGGGCGGTTGCGCCAGCGGTGGTGCCGTGGATGCGCCCGACCTGATCCCGGGCGAACTGGCCGCGGGGCGTTATATGGCAGAGGACGAAAACCAGGTCTGGGTCTTCTGGCCCAACGGTGTGTTTGAACGCGCTCTGGCCCGGTCTGCCGACAAACCGCCGGTCATCGACTGGGGGCAGTGGTGGCCGGTGCCGGGCGATCAGACCCTGGTGGCGCGGGGCGATGGTGCTGCGCCGGAGATGCTGCGGATCGTGTCGGGGAAAACGCTGGCGTTGCCGGTCGCCGGGACGGCGGCGCCGGTCGAGCTGGAATGGGAAGACGCTCCGGCGCCGCTGCAACAGGACCGGTCCATGGCGCTGTGTTTCATGACGATGGCGGACGCGCCGCTGGCCTATGATCCCCGCACCATGCGTAACTGGCCGGTGGCGATGGAACAGGCCTACCCGCAACTGGAAACCATCTACGCCCAGTCGGAGCGCCAGCCGCCGCAACGGGTGGCGGTGAGCGTCGATGGCCACTGGGTTCAATGGGAAGCGCCGGACGCCGGCGGCGAACAGCTCTTCCTGAGGGTGTCGCAGGTGAACGGCGTGATGGATGCGGACTCTCTGCGCTGCCCGGCGCTGGACCTGCAGGGCCAGGACTGGGTCCTGCGACAGCTGGACCGCCAACCGGTCCAGACGGAGGGCGATCACGACCCGGTGCACATCACCTTCGGAGAGGATCGCCGTGCGCACGGACTGGCGGGATGCAATCGTTTCAGCGGTCCGTTTGAACGGCGTCGGGATGCCCTGAGCCTGGGGCCGCTGGCCACCACTCGCATGATGTGCCCGCAACGGCAGGAAACCGAACAGGCGTTCCTGGATGCGCTCGGCCGCACCGAACGCTTTGCCATTGAGGGGCGCCGTCTGTTTCTGATGTCTGGTAACGGGCAGGTACTGGCGGTGTTGCGCGCTTCAGAATGA
- a CDS encoding TRAP transporter substrate-binding protein codes for MRRLIRWLGSLTILMAFALVGCSESGDDSANQDANTQQESSSSSSESAAKSEPVTWRFALEEIEGSVQDAYAQEFKKEIEEATDGGVKVEIYPYGSLGTSSQLTELVQQGAVELAFASPGHLASVIPEVGIFTLHFVLSDNNDVNKAVLSSDKVHDLFSDRYNAQGLELLSIVPEGWMVWTGNKPLRTPADFEDFKMRTMTSPILTESYKAYGANPTPMPYSEVYSGLQLKQIDGQVNPIFAIEEMSFYEVQEAMTLAHHAQFIATVIAGKDWYEGLPEDQRTALNTARDNLVDYIYDKQSQFNQERLEKIKNNSDIEVIELTDEERQAFREASMGVRDTYIEAAGERGQQVLDTITSMVKEKEAEMEQGS; via the coding sequence ATGAGAAGACTCATTCGCTGGCTCGGAAGCCTGACAATTCTGATGGCATTCGCCCTTGTCGGGTGTTCGGAATCAGGCGATGACAGCGCCAACCAGGATGCGAATACCCAGCAGGAAAGTTCCAGCTCATCGTCCGAATCCGCGGCCAAGAGTGAGCCGGTGACCTGGCGCTTCGCGCTCGAAGAAATCGAGGGCAGTGTGCAGGATGCCTACGCCCAGGAATTCAAGAAAGAAATCGAGGAAGCCACTGACGGTGGCGTCAAGGTAGAGATCTACCCCTACGGCTCCCTGGGCACGTCCTCCCAGTTGACCGAACTGGTCCAGCAGGGCGCTGTCGAGCTGGCCTTTGCGTCTCCGGGCCACCTGGCCTCTGTCATTCCCGAAGTGGGTATTTTCACCCTGCACTTCGTGCTGTCTGACAACAACGACGTCAACAAGGCCGTGCTGTCCAGCGACAAGGTCCACGACCTGTTCTCTGACCGCTACAACGCCCAGGGCCTGGAGCTGCTGAGCATTGTGCCGGAAGGCTGGATGGTCTGGACCGGCAACAAGCCGCTGCGTACCCCGGCCGACTTCGAAGACTTCAAGATGCGCACCATGACCTCGCCGATTCTGACCGAATCCTACAAGGCCTACGGCGCCAACCCGACCCCGATGCCCTATTCTGAGGTCTACAGTGGCCTCCAGCTGAAGCAGATCGATGGTCAGGTCAACCCGATCTTCGCCATCGAGGAAATGAGCTTCTACGAAGTACAGGAAGCCATGACCCTGGCCCACCACGCCCAGTTCATCGCCACCGTGATTGCTGGCAAGGACTGGTACGAGGGGCTGCCGGAGGATCAGCGCACCGCTCTGAACACCGCGCGTGACAACCTGGTCGACTACATCTACGACAAGCAGTCGCAGTTCAACCAGGAGCGTCTTGAGAAGATCAAGAACAACAGCGACATCGAGGTTATCGAGCTGACCGACGAAGAGCGTCAGGCCTTCCGGGAAGCCAGCATGGGCGTTCGTGACACCTACATCGAGGCCGCCGGCGAGCGTGGCCAGCAGGTGCTGGACACCATCACCTCCATGGTCAAGGAGAAAGAAGCGGAGATGGAACAGGGTTCCTGA
- a CDS encoding TRAP transporter small permease, translated as MKSAIYYNVYCIHVKRKWSETMAESRGASEGPKHGKAKKGPFHLLDTGLNVIEQGILIVGILIMAAASIVGVFARNMGHSLSFVDELAQILVVIVTFVGVGHGVRNARHIRVSAVHDLLPPTGQKILLTIVSFFSCALLALLAMYSIDYIQNLRQSGRVMPSMQFPLWIPYLIVPIGLIVGSAQFFLAGVRNLISKGAWLSWHHRDEYEDELAIEAGLSEEEQAYYQEQNASASTSQQDTQQQKEKPNG; from the coding sequence TTGAAGTCTGCCATCTATTACAACGTATACTGTATTCACGTGAAAAGAAAATGGAGCGAGACCATGGCTGAATCCAGGGGCGCGTCCGAAGGCCCAAAACATGGAAAGGCAAAGAAAGGGCCCTTTCATTTGCTGGATACCGGACTGAATGTAATTGAACAGGGCATCCTGATCGTCGGCATACTCATCATGGCTGCGGCCAGTATCGTCGGCGTCTTTGCCAGAAATATGGGCCACAGTCTGTCGTTTGTCGACGAATTGGCCCAGATTCTTGTAGTCATCGTGACCTTCGTTGGCGTCGGCCATGGCGTTCGCAATGCCCGCCACATCCGAGTTTCCGCTGTTCATGACCTGCTGCCGCCCACAGGGCAGAAAATTCTCCTGACGATCGTCAGTTTCTTCTCCTGCGCGTTGCTGGCCCTGCTGGCGATGTATTCGATCGACTACATACAGAACCTGCGCCAGTCCGGTCGGGTGATGCCGTCGATGCAGTTCCCGCTGTGGATCCCCTACCTGATTGTCCCGATCGGCCTGATCGTCGGTTCGGCGCAGTTCTTCCTGGCTGGTGTGCGCAACCTCATCAGCAAGGGGGCCTGGCTGTCCTGGCACCACCGGGACGAATACGAAGACGAACTGGCCATCGAGGCCGGTCTGTCGGAGGAGGAGCAGGCCTACTACCAGGAACAGAACGCCTCGGCCTCCACAAGCCAGCAGGACACCCAGCAGCAGAAGGAGAAGCCCAATGGCTGA
- a CDS encoding TRAP transporter large permease → MAIIVAVVMVAFLLMGFPMMVPLLVGAMVLLFSQFPFLEGSVIIQQMIGGISQSVLVAVPMFILAADIMIKGHTADRLLDLVSKFVGHLRGGLPMTTAMSCTLFGAVSGSTQATVVAMGQPLRPKLIEAGYTDKFAMALIINASDIALLIPPSIGMIIYGVVSGTSVGDLFIAGIGPGLMILVLFSIYCYFLSVKLKIPVLPKASWSERMTALKKAILPMGFPVIIIGGIYSGMFSPTEAAAMSVAYALVLEMVIFRQVRMSDLPAVALSTGLITAVVFILVAAGTAFSWVISFAKIPDLLLGDVVANAADSPYFILALISVSYFVGCMFVDPIVVILVLTPIFAPAVAAAGIDPVLVGTLVTLQAAIGSATPPFGCDIFTAVAIFRRPYLEVIRGTPPFIILLLLSTVLLILFPQIALFLPGLMQ, encoded by the coding sequence ATGGCCATCATTGTGGCGGTCGTCATGGTGGCGTTCCTGCTGATGGGGTTCCCGATGATGGTGCCGCTGCTGGTGGGGGCCATGGTGCTGCTGTTCTCCCAGTTCCCGTTCCTGGAAGGCTCGGTGATCATCCAGCAGATGATTGGCGGGATTTCCCAGAGCGTGCTGGTGGCGGTGCCCATGTTCATATTGGCGGCCGACATCATGATCAAGGGGCACACGGCGGACCGGCTGCTGGATCTGGTGTCCAAGTTCGTCGGCCACCTGCGTGGCGGGCTGCCGATGACCACCGCGATGTCCTGCACCCTGTTCGGTGCGGTGTCCGGTTCCACCCAGGCCACGGTTGTGGCGATGGGCCAGCCGTTGCGGCCCAAGCTGATTGAGGCGGGTTACACCGACAAGTTCGCGATGGCGCTGATCATCAATGCCAGTGACATCGCCCTGCTGATTCCGCCGTCCATCGGCATGATCATCTACGGCGTGGTCTCCGGAACCTCGGTGGGCGACCTGTTCATCGCCGGTATCGGGCCGGGACTGATGATCCTGGTGCTGTTCTCCATCTACTGCTACTTCCTCTCGGTGAAGCTGAAGATTCCCGTTCTGCCTAAGGCGAGCTGGTCCGAACGCATGACGGCCCTGAAGAAGGCGATTCTGCCCATGGGCTTCCCGGTGATCATCATCGGCGGGATCTACTCGGGCATGTTCAGCCCCACTGAAGCGGCGGCCATGTCGGTGGCCTATGCACTGGTGCTGGAGATGGTCATCTTCCGGCAGGTGCGCATGAGCGACTTGCCGGCGGTGGCGCTGTCGACCGGTCTGATCACCGCGGTGGTGTTTATCCTGGTGGCGGCCGGTACGGCCTTCTCCTGGGTGATTTCCTTCGCCAAGATTCCGGATCTGCTGCTGGGTGACGTGGTGGCCAATGCCGCGGACAGCCCGTATTTCATCCTGGCGCTGATCTCGGTGTCCTACTTCGTCGGCTGTATGTTCGTCGACCCGATCGTGGTGATCCTGGTGCTGACTCCGATTTTCGCGCCGGCCGTGGCCGCTGCGGGGATCGATCCGGTGCTGGTGGGTACCCTGGTGACGCTGCAGGCGGCGATTGGCTCCGCAACACCACCGTTCGGCTGCGACATCTTCACAGCGGTGGCGATCTTCAGGCGACCGTATCTGGAAGTGATCCGCGGCACACCGCCGTTCATCATCCTGTTGCTGCTGTCGACCGTGTTGCTGATCCTGTTCCCGCAGATCGCGCTGTTCCTGCCCGGGCTCATGCAGTAG
- a CDS encoding DUF4168 domain-containing protein, translated as MKTMMTSVAVSMALLAAGPALAQNTSQNQGYENPAATGTQKTNYSDAELKKFVTVQKDISSIRKEYIPQIQETEDKAKVKKLQMEANDKMVSAIQDKGLDIPTYNAIATAYNSEPKVRNRVDALM; from the coding sequence ATGAAAACCATGATGACTTCCGTTGCCGTTTCCATGGCCCTGCTGGCTGCCGGACCGGCTCTCGCACAAAACACGTCACAGAACCAGGGTTACGAGAACCCAGCAGCGACAGGCACACAGAAAACCAACTACTCCGACGCCGAGCTGAAGAAGTTCGTCACGGTCCAGAAGGACATTTCCTCCATCCGCAAGGAATACATCCCGCAGATCCAGGAAACCGAAGACAAGGCCAAGGTCAAGAAGCTGCAGATGGAAGCCAACGACAAGATGGTCTCCGCGATCCAGGACAAGGGTCTGGACATCCCCACGTACAACGCCATCGCCACCGCTTACAACAGCGAGCCAAAGGTCCGCAATCGCGTTGACGCCCTGATGTAA